One segment of Flammeovirga agarivorans DNA contains the following:
- the wecB gene encoding non-hydrolyzing UDP-N-acetylglucosamine 2-epimerase translates to MKKILLVFGTRPEAIKMAPLVKAFQNDSDFETKVCVTAQHREMLDQVLDFFEIKPDFDLNLMKPNQNLYSLTADIINGMKPILEEFKPDHVFVHGDTTTTMASGIASFYGGARVSHVEAGLRTYDKYAPFPEEINRQLTGKIADYHFAPTTTSEQNLLSERTPAQNILITGNTVIDALHFSVNKVNQLQENQEIEMLKGLVNNEKDMILVTGHRRENHGEGFINICKALKEIAEKSDAQIIYPVHLNPNVQKPVYEILSDVENIHLIDPLSYPAFVWLMDKAKLIITDSGGVQEEAPSLGKPVLVMRDTTERPEAVEAGTVILVGTNQQKISSEALDLLHNQERYERMSRLNNPYGDGNASQRIVDFIKNIDRQVFTVLKSAS, encoded by the coding sequence ATGAAGAAGATTTTATTAGTATTTGGAACTCGCCCAGAGGCAATTAAAATGGCTCCATTAGTAAAGGCCTTCCAAAATGATTCAGATTTCGAAACGAAAGTATGTGTTACAGCACAACATAGAGAAATGTTGGATCAAGTATTAGACTTCTTTGAAATTAAGCCAGATTTTGATTTAAACTTGATGAAGCCCAACCAGAATCTTTATTCATTAACGGCAGACATCATCAATGGTATGAAACCCATTTTAGAAGAGTTTAAACCTGATCACGTTTTTGTTCATGGTGATACAACAACTACAATGGCTTCTGGAATTGCTTCGTTTTATGGTGGAGCTAGAGTAAGTCATGTAGAAGCAGGTTTAAGAACATATGACAAATATGCTCCGTTTCCTGAAGAAATCAATAGACAGTTAACAGGAAAAATTGCTGATTATCACTTTGCTCCTACTACAACTTCTGAGCAAAACTTATTAAGTGAAAGAACTCCAGCACAAAATATCCTAATAACTGGTAACACTGTGATCGATGCACTTCATTTTAGCGTTAATAAAGTAAATCAACTCCAAGAAAATCAAGAAATCGAAATGCTGAAAGGTTTAGTCAACAATGAAAAAGATATGATTCTTGTTACTGGCCATAGAAGAGAAAATCATGGAGAAGGATTTATCAATATCTGCAAAGCACTTAAAGAAATTGCTGAAAAATCAGATGCTCAAATTATATATCCAGTTCACTTAAATCCTAATGTTCAAAAACCGGTATATGAAATTTTGTCAGACGTTGAAAACATTCACCTAATTGACCCATTATCTTACCCAGCGTTTGTTTGGTTAATGGATAAGGCAAAGTTGATTATCACTGATAGCGGTGGAGTTCAAGAAGAGGCTCCTTCTTTAGGTAAACCTGTATTAGTAATGCGAGACACAACGGAAAGACCAGAAGCTGTTGAGGCAGGAACTGTAATATTAGTTGGTACAAACCAACAAAAAATCTCTTCAGAAGCATTAGACCTGCTACATAATCAAGAAAGATATGAAAGAATGAGTCGTTTAAACAATCCTTATGGTGATGGTAATGCCTCACAAAGAATTGTAGACTTCATTAAAAATATAGATAGACAAGTATTTACGGTTCTAAAATCAGCATCGTAA